The segment GCTCGAAGTCGAGCGCGTGGAAAACGACAAGTTCGACAAGCTGCTTGCGCAGGAAGAAGTGTGGATCCGCAAGGGTGTCGAGGCGCGCCGCACGCGCAGCGTCGGCCGCATTGCGCGGCTCGAGCAGATGCGCTACGAGCGCGCGGAGCGCCGCAACACGCAGGGCAACGTGAAGCTCGACGTCGCGCAGGGCGAGAAGTCCGGCAAGATCGTCGCGGAGCTGACCGACGTGACGAAGCGTTACGGCGGCCGCACGGTCGTCGATTGCATCTCGACGACGGTCATGCGCGGCGACAAGATCGGCTTCGTCGGCCCGAACGGCGCGGGCAAGACCACGCTGCTCAAGCTGATCCTCGGCGAACTGAAACCCGACGAAGGCACGGTGCGCACCGGCACGAACCTGCAGGTCGCGTATTTCGACCAGATGCGCGCACAGCTCGACCAGGAGAAGAGCCTCGCGGATACCATCAGCCCCGGCAGCGAATGGGTCGAGATCGGCGGCGTGCGCAAGCACGTGATGAGCTACCTCGGCGACTTCCTGTTCGCGCCGGAACGCGCGCGTTCGCCGGTGAAGTCGCTGTCGGGCGGCGAGCGCAACCGGCTGCTGCTCGCGCGCCTGTTCGCGCGTCCGGCCAACGTGCTGGTGCTCGACGAACCGACCAACGACCTCGACATCCCGACGCTCGAACTGCTCGAAGAGCTGCTGGCCGACTACGACGGCACGGTGCTGCTCGTGAGCCACGATCGCGCGTTCCTCGACAACGTCGTGACGTCGGTGATCGCGGCCGAGGGCGACGGCAAGTGGCGCGAATATGTCGGCGGCTTCACCGACTGGCAGATCCAGAGCGCGCGCGCGGAGCAGCTCGCGCAGCAGGATGCCGCGAAGCGCGCGGTCAAGGAAGCGGTGCCCGTCAAGGAAGAGCCGGCGAAGAGTGCCGCGGGCCGCAATGCTCAGCGCACGGTGAAGCTGTCGTTCAACGAGCAGCGCGAACTCGATTCGCTGCCGGAGAAGATCGCCGCGCTCGAAGAGGAGCAGAAGACGATCAATGCGCGGCTCGACGACGGTTCGATTTTCGCGAAGGATCCGCAGGAAGGCACGCGCCTGACCGAGCGGTTTGCGGCGATCGACGACGAATTGCTCGCCGCGCTCGAACGGTGGGAAACGCTCGAGGCGAAGCGCAAGCCGGCATGACGCGCGCAAGGCGCCGCGCGGTCGACGGTGGCCGCGCGACGATCTCGCGATTGGCGTGCCACGCGGAACCAGTAAAATACCGCGCGTCCCGGGTAGCGCAGCGCACGCCGCGCGCCCGCTTTCGGAGCAGTCCAAGCACACCGTTGTTTCGATTCGCTTTTTTACGGAACTCAACGTTTTGTCCACGACGTTATCCACACCAGGTGTGGACAACGTCCCGATGAATGACGAAATTCAGCGCCTATGTCAACGAAGAAACCCAGCGCGGCCTATAGC is part of the Burkholderia pyrrocinia genome and harbors:
- a CDS encoding ATP-binding cassette domain-containing protein, translating into MSLYSITGAQLAFGHVALLDHADFSLEAGERVGLIGRNGAGKSSLLKIVAGLAKPDDGLVTRQQELVTVYVPQEPEFEPGATVFDAVASGLTHTRELLEEYDSIVHRLADIPEGAEHDALLARMNALQSSLDAHDAWNWRTRVSMTLAQIGLSDGDASVDALSGGMQKRVALARALVLQPDVLLLDEPTNHLDFDGIRWLEELLVAQRAGLLFITHDRAFLDRVATRIVELDRGRLLSYPGNFSAYQTRKAQQLEVERVENDKFDKLLAQEEVWIRKGVEARRTRSVGRIARLEQMRYERAERRNTQGNVKLDVAQGEKSGKIVAELTDVTKRYGGRTVVDCISTTVMRGDKIGFVGPNGAGKTTLLKLILGELKPDEGTVRTGTNLQVAYFDQMRAQLDQEKSLADTISPGSEWVEIGGVRKHVMSYLGDFLFAPERARSPVKSLSGGERNRLLLARLFARPANVLVLDEPTNDLDIPTLELLEELLADYDGTVLLVSHDRAFLDNVVTSVIAAEGDGKWREYVGGFTDWQIQSARAEQLAQQDAAKRAVKEAVPVKEEPAKSAAGRNAQRTVKLSFNEQRELDSLPEKIAALEEEQKTINARLDDGSIFAKDPQEGTRLTERFAAIDDELLAALERWETLEAKRKPA